From the genome of Natrinema marinum:
GCGCTCCGCTCGCGTCGTCGGGCCGGGTCCGTTCGGCGTCGTCCGGTTGCGGTGCGCCTATGGGTCCTCGCACGAACACGCACGTATGACCGAGACTGCACGGGCCGACGACGCCGGCTCTATCGCGGCCGATGTGATTCCCGGGATCGGGACCGCCCTCGCGGGCATCACGATGGTCGCGATGCTCGTTCCCGTACGCCGCGGCGTCGACGACCCGATCGTCTGGGCGGGGGCCGCCTTCGCCGTCGCGGCCGTCCTCGCCTTTCTGGCCCGTCGTCACGCCGACGTCGGGCGCCGCGTCATCGCACCGATCGCCGCCGTCTCGAGCGTCGCAGTCGTCTTGCTCGCCGGCTACGCCCTGAATCAGGGCGTCATGGCGTCGACCGCTCTCCCGGCGGTTCCGGTGTCGATACCGATCGTCTTCGTCGCGTTCCTGACGGCGGGACTCACCGCCGGTATTAGCGTCGCGGACTACTACGATATCGGGCTCGCCGGCCTCAAACGCCGGAGCAACCAGACGCTCAGCCTGTCGATCGTTGGGCTCGCAGGACTTCTCGCGCCCCTGTTCGTGGGCGCAATCCTCTACTTGCTCGCCCTTCCGTTCATCGAGACGCTCCCGGAGATCGAGCGGGTCGTCGCCGAACAACTCATCAACCAGGTGGGCGTCATCGTCGGTACGGCGCTGGTCGTCGGTGCCTTCCTCCGGACGACGGACCGCGATCTGTCCTACATCGACGTTCGGTGGCCGACGCTCCGAGAACTCGGCTGGATCGTCGGCGGGGTGATCGTTCTCTTCGGCACCCTTTATGCGATCTCGCTGCTCATGCAGTCGACTGGCGTCGAGAGCGCGGAGCACGCGACGACTCAGGACGCTGCAGAGACCCCCGAACTGATGTTGCTGCTTGCTCCGATCGCTATCTTGGTTATCGGCCCGTTCGAGGAGTTGCTGTATCGGAACGTGATCCAGAAATCGCTATACGAGACGTTCTCGCGGTTCGGTGCCGTCGCCGTCTCGAGTGTCATTTTCGCGGGGGTCCACGCGCTCGCGTACGCGACCGCCGGCCTCGGCGCGGTGATCGCCAGTCTCGGCACCGTCTTCGGGCTCTCGATCGTTCTCGGTGTGATCTACGAGCGCACGGACAATCTGGTCATTCCGGCGCTAGTCCACGGCGTCTACAACGCGTTGACGTTCGCGAACCTCTATTTCATCTACAGCTGACCCGTCTCGCCCGCGAAAACCAGTCGTCAGATTGCCGCTACGAGGGGTTCTTCCGGGCCAGCGCCGACCCGCAGATCGGACACCGATCTTTCTCCTCGTCGAACTCGCGGCCACAGCCCTGACACTGGAACAGCCAGTGGCGCTGTTCGTCGATCCCGTCGCGGGCGATCACTTCGACCTCGACGTTCAGTTTCTCCGCGACGTTTTGCATCGCGTAGTCGTCGGTCACGAGGACACCGTCGAGTTCGAAACTCGCAGCCACGAGACGAACGTCGGTGTTCGAGAGCACCTCGAGGTCGCCGGATTCCTTGGCGGCGCGCTGTACCTTCTCGGTGGTATCCTCGTTCGGAATGTGGATGTGCATCCCGGAGCCCTCCATCGCGTCGTAGCGATAGGCGCTCTCGTCCTCGAGTTCTTCGCGGACGAGCGGGATAGTCGCTGTCTGTTCTGTCGTGTGGAAGTCGTGGATAAAAGCCGAGGAGTCGAGAACGTACATACCGTTAGCGCTGGACGACGATGTAGTCTTTCACCGCTTGGACGCGGTTGACGGGAACGAGAAAGCGGCCCGCGTCGTCGCTGTCGAAGTCGACGGCGCGCCGAGAGAGTTCTTCGTCGGGTTCGATGACGAGATCGTGGAGCGCGCCGGATTTGAGATCCATC
Proteins encoded in this window:
- a CDS encoding CPBP family intramembrane glutamic endopeptidase — its product is MTETARADDAGSIAADVIPGIGTALAGITMVAMLVPVRRGVDDPIVWAGAAFAVAAVLAFLARRHADVGRRVIAPIAAVSSVAVVLLAGYALNQGVMASTALPAVPVSIPIVFVAFLTAGLTAGISVADYYDIGLAGLKRRSNQTLSLSIVGLAGLLAPLFVGAILYLLALPFIETLPEIERVVAEQLINQVGVIVGTALVVGAFLRTTDRDLSYIDVRWPTLRELGWIVGGVIVLFGTLYAISLLMQSTGVESAEHATTQDAAETPELMLLLAPIAILVIGPFEELLYRNVIQKSLYETFSRFGAVAVSSVIFAGVHALAYATAGLGAVIASLGTVFGLSIVLGVIYERTDNLVIPALVHGVYNALTFANLYFIYS
- a CDS encoding NOB1 family endonuclease; this translates as MYVLDSSAFIHDFHTTEQTATIPLVREELEDESAYRYDAMEGSGMHIHIPNEDTTEKVQRAAKESGDLEVLSNTDVRLVAASFELDGVLVTDDYAMQNVAEKLNVEVEVIARDGIDEQRHWLFQCQGCGREFDEEKDRCPICGSALARKNPS
- a CDS encoding PRC-barrel domain-containing protein — translated: MSDILAENLSGKSVMGSDGTELGLLYNITMDLKSGALHDLVIEPDEELSRRAVDFDSDDAGRFLVPVNRVQAVKDYIVVQR